A stretch of the Oncorhynchus clarkii lewisi isolate Uvic-CL-2024 chromosome 9, UVic_Ocla_1.0, whole genome shotgun sequence genome encodes the following:
- the LOC139417468 gene encoding protein mono-ADP-ribosyltransferase PARP15-like: MHDNYHLEQAHLRGDVSAELDVPDGSKVRVNLKNNMATDWETGCTYKMKREESKIQIERVQNVFLWQAYSLCEQRIRAKNGAAAVGVRKLYHGTAAKTCDAIESNGFDRSYANITAYGVGVYFAVNASYSAHPRYSPPDGSGHRRMYVARVLTGRYTRGDPSMKFTPCRSPTDSADCYDSLVDNLQTPSMFVIFHDDQAYPEYLITFI, translated from the exons ATGCATGACAACTACCATCTGGAGCAGGCACACCTAAGAGGAGATGTATCAGCAGAGCTGGATGTCCCAGATGGGAGCAAAGTCAGGGTGAACCTGAAGAACAACATGGCCACTGACTGGGAAACGGGTTGCACCTATAAGATGAAGCGAGAGGAGAGTAAAA TTCAGATCGAGCGTGTGCAGAATGTATTTCTGTGGCAGGCGTACTCATTGTGTGAGCAGCGCATCCGGGCCAAGAACGGAGCAGCGGCGGTAGGGGTACGGAAACTCTACCACGGGACGGCAGCAAAAACCTGTGACGCCATTGAAAGTAATGGATTCGACAGGAGCTATGCTAATA TTACAGCATATGGAGTGGGTGTGTATTTTGCTGTGAACGCCAGCTATTCAGCCCATCCCAGATATAGCCCTCCTGATGGTTCTGGGCACAGGCGTATGTACGTTGCACGTGTCCTGACCGGGCGCTATACCCGGGGTGACCCCTCCATGAAGTTCACCCCTTGTCGCTCCCCCACAGATTCCGCTGACTGCTATGACAGTCTAGTGGACAACCTGCAGACACCCAGCATGTTTGTCATCTTCCACGACGACCAAGCGTACCCAGAGTACCTCATCACCTTCATATGA
- the LOC139415992 gene encoding protein mono-ADP-ribosyltransferase PARP14-like has protein sequence MEIYKYPVFFEVHSLDPAQKEKIEKYFQVLCKSGGGDCGPIDNIGDNVYKIAFFDQTVQERVLQKPNHVLEMPGGPLILTLRGSQEPPPTTFSSQSHQSLPFHPSLPVQTSPPGFLEHELHLDSYLLRYLKESPGAGRDLQQQLSSLGCSVHLHPEDGRAVVRGSGQAGSCGDGVEVGPWKVQVERLLNQLPERYKCHYEVDPRKLQTLLQSSTLGSEDVRVYCKAGEGFAVVVGEGPEVQAKLKELEAFQGQGLSSWKQEKISTTCRLGQSKLRLLEEVIEKDLGEAVPGVRVTCSDSSQLVLEGLASDVRTARQLVTDKISLVLERVVPEVSPQLLSFLREEYGRPGNLSSLLGLGLHVEVELGDTELRLFSLSSGKLDQAEKDLLGEFVEEKIDVPNCGTLPSELKSKLEKKVKEMNQSRCRVVARYGPGCRVQLLGHVKEVQELREEIGAFLIDPSSVEETVCLPYPEIADHLPELLERIGVEHTGVTLYPSASAIHPTVVLCGPSVRVAQVRDRLGPALASLVHQTVTIDQPGALRYFQGLGREYLGVVGRSQHCLIQLHNHGGVAGEARAGPRLEEMVTATSYRLQRGLQVVVRQGDITKERADALVNAANEDLDHAGGVAAALSRAGGPEVQQASRDLVRQIGRVPTGTVVETTGGKLPCKILLHAVGPVGGSVGGNELPLLEKTVKTVLDLAETLELQTLAMPCISSGIFSVPLKVCSEAIVSAVRDFGREQRILTKVTLIDVSGEAVRAMQEACDRLLEGKREFPGLEVESSTTTTTTHAPQRDTTAASTRGPVAPEVCVQVEIIQGSIEKQEVDALVSPMVGSDPLSSRVGHVLSEAAGPALMTAFLRELGGRTAPGDNVLVEGLSGLSSGRVFFLSCLQWDNNPQGPAVQALRQGVRRVLASCEIQGFCSVAFPVVGTGVVLQFPHNVVTQVLLEEIRKYEQNRASRTPFLVRIVVHPNDRDSTKAFQTSQCALHVRGFVMDASPDQTSFYRHISTTQDEVSATLGSVKLQLVFGDITRETTDVIVNTTDFSANHSGVSKAILTAAGSTVQAALAQVGVPGDLMCTTGPGALGCKEIVHVSFKRDTQRISKVCGKILKQCERKGYRSAAFPAVNTGAARADSGSVCKAMLDGMASSVRDLSPNILSVIRVVMLQRPVFQEFRSELESRLGAIAPIPTLKERAQQILKKKLRISFSSPSHGSLPPPHTLPGLTITPWRPPPVELSVVGRGADAIRGARRELEAILQNQLTQRDVKGEDLCILGEVELQAVQKNAKVLGVSLELGRVQRAGGVEAGAGVGAAAGEGFYVLRGLKEDVLSVREVLDSALSGALHRELQDRN, from the exons ATGGAAATTTACAAATACCCCGTTTTCTTCGAGGTTCACAGTCTGGATCCTGCACAGAAAGAGAAGATTGAAAAGTACTTTCAGGTTCTCTGTAAATCTGGTGGTGGAGACTGCGGACCGATAGACAATATTGGTGACAACGTTTACAAGATCGCATTTTTTGACCAAACAG TCCAGGAGAGGGTACTTCAGAAACCTAATCATGTGTTGGAGATGCCTGGAGGACCTCTCATCCTCACTCTGAGAGGCAGCCAGGAGCCTCCACCCACAACATTCAGCAGTCAG AGTCACCAgtccctcccattccatccctccctccctgtccagaCATCGCCACCTGGTTTCCTAGAGCATGAACTCCATCTAGACTCCTACCTCCTGAGATACCTGAAGGAGAGCCCTGGGGCTGGAAGAGACCTGCAGCAGCAGCTGTCCTCTCTGGGCTGCTCTGTCCACCTCCATCCAGAGGACGGGAGGGCAGTGGTCAGAGGCTCAGGCCAAGCTGGGTCATGTGGAGATGGGGTTGAGGTGGGACCATGGAAGGTACAGGTCGAGAGACTGTTAAACCAGCTCCCTGAGCGGTACAAATGCCACTATGAGGTAGACCCACGTAAGCTCCAGACTCTGCTGCAGAGCAGTACCCTGGGCTCGGAGGATGTGAGGGTTTACTGCAAGGCAGGGGAAGGGTTTGCGGTGGTGGTTGGGGAGGGGCCCGAGGTCCAGGCCAAGCTGAAGGAGCTGGAGGCCTTCCAGGGTCAGGGTCTGAGCTCCTGGAAGCAGGAGAAGATCAGCACCACCTGTCGTCTGGGACAGTCCAAGCTCCGGCTTCTAGAGGAAGTTATAGAGAAGGATCTAGGTGAGGCTGTTCCAGGGGTGAGGGTGACGTGCAGTGACTCATCTCAGCTGGTGCTGGAGGGTTTAGCAAGTGATGTCCGGACAGCCAGGCAGTTAGTTACAGATAAAATCTCTCTGGTGCTGGAGCGGGTGGTGCCTGAAGTGTCCCCCCAACTCCTGTCCTTCCTGAGGGAGGAGTATGGGAGGCCTGGGAACCTGAGCAGTCTGCTGGGGTTGGGACTCCATGTGGAGGTAGAGCTGGGGGATACAGAGCTccgtctgttctccctctcctctgggaAACTGGACCAGGCTGAGAAGGATCTGCTGGGGGAGTTTGTGGAGGAGAAGATCGATGTGCCCAACTGTGGCACCCTGCCATCTGAACTGAAATCCAAGCTTGAGAAGAAGGTGAAGGAGATGAACCAGAGCAGATGCAGGGTGGTGGCCAGATATGGTCCTGGGTGTAGAGTGCAGTTGCTGGGCCACGTGAAGGAGGTTCAGGAGCTGAGGGAGGAGATTGGGGCCTTTCTGATAGACCCGTCCAGTGTGGAGGAGACAGTGTGTCTCCCTTACCCGGAGATTGCTGACCACTTACCAGAACTGCTGGAGAGGATCGGTGTGGAACACACTGGGGTGACCCTCTACCCCTCAGCCTCAGCCATCCACCCCACTGTGGTGCTCTGTGGACCCTCTGTCCGGGTGGCCCAGGTTAGGGACAGGTTGGGTCCCGCTCTGGCCTCCTTGGTCCACCAGACTGTGACCATAGACCAGCCGGGGGCGCTACGCTACTTCCAGGGCCTGGGAAGGGAGTACCTGGGAGTGGTGGGTCGCTCTCAACACTGCCTCATCCAGCTGCACAACCACGGTGGTGTTGCCGGCGAAGCTCGCGCCGGACCAAGACTGGAGGAGATGGTCACAGCCACCAGCTATCGCCTCCAGCGGGGGCTGCAGGTTGTGGTACGTCAAGGTGACATCACCAAGGAACGGGCGGATGCGCTGGTGAACGCAGCCAATGAGGACCTGGATCACGCTGGAGGCGTGGCTGCAGCTCTAAGCCGTGCGGGGGGGCCTGAGGTACAGCAGGCCAGCAGAGATCTGGTTAGGCAGATCGGGAGAGTACCCACAGGTACAGTGGTAGAGACTACAGGAGGGAAGTTGCCTTGTAAGATACTGCTGCACGCAGTGGGGCCAGTAGGGGGCAGCGTAGGTGGGAATGAGCTCCCTCTGCTGGAGAAGACAGTAAAGACAGTCCTGGATCTGGCAGAGACCCTGGAGCTCCAGACCCTGGCCATGCCCTGCATCAGCTCGGGGATATTCAGCGTTCCTCTGAAGGTGTGTTCTGAGGCCATAGTCTCTGCAGTGAGGGACTTTGGGAGGGAACAGCGCATCCTTACCAAGGTCACTCTGATTGATGTGAGTGGAGAGGCAGTGAGAGCCATGCAGGAGGCCTGTGATAGGCTgttagaggggaagagggagtttCCTGGGTTGGAGGTAGAGTCcagcaccaccactaccactacacatGCTCCTCAGAGAGACACCACTGCTGCCTCCACCAGGGGACCAGTGGCTCCAGAGGTCTGTGTCCAGGTGGAGATCATCCAGGGAAGCATAGAGAAACAGGAG gtGGATGCCCTGGTGTCCCCCATGGTTGGTAGTGACCCTCTCTCCTCCCGAGTGGGTCATGTCTTGTCGGAGGCAGCTGGACCGGCACTGATGACAGCGTTTCTGAGGGAATTAGGGGGACGGACTGCACCTGGTGACAACGTCCTAGTGGAGGGACtgtctggtctcagctctggccGCGTCTTCTTCCTCAGCTGTCTACAATGGGACAACAACCCCCAAGGACCAGCAGTACAG GCTCTGAGGCAGGGTGTGAGGAGAGTTCTAGCCTCTTGTGAGATCCAGGGATTCTGTTCTGTTGCCTTCCCTGTAGTTGGAACTGGTGTGGTTCTCCAGTTCCCTCACAATGTGGTAACACAGGTTCTGCTAGAAGAGATCCGTAAGTATGAACAGAATCGAGCGAGCAGAACCCCCTTCCTTGTCCGCATTGTTGTCCATCCCAATGACAGAGATTCTACCAAG GCTTTCCAGACTTCCCAGTGTGCTTTGCATGTCAGAGGGTTTGTAATGGATGCTTCTCCAGATCAGA cCTCCTTCTATCGCCACATCTCAACCACTCAGGACGAGGTCTCTGCCACGCTGGGCAGTGTCAAGCTACAACTGGTCTTTGGCGACATCACCCGTGAGACCACTGATGTCATCGTCAACACCACAGACTTCTCAGCCAACCATTCAG GTGTCTCCAAAGCTATTCTGACTGCTGCAGGTTCCACAGTCCAAGCAGCGTTAGCACAAG tGGGTGTGCCAGGAGACTTGATGTGCACCACAGGGCCCGGTGCACTGGGCTGCAAGGAGATCGTTCACGTCAGCTTTAAACGCGACACACAGAGGATCAGCAAGGTCTGTGGGAAGATACTGAAACAGTGTGAGAGAAAGGGCTACCGCTCTGCAGCCTTCCCTGCAGTCAACActg GAGCTGCTCGAGCAGACTCTGGCTCTGTGTGTAAGGCCATGTTGGATGGCATGGCGTCAAGTGTGAGGGATTTGTCCCCCAACATCCTCTCTGTCATCCGCGTTGTCATGCTGCAGAGACCAGTCTTCCAGGAATTCAG gTCAGAGCTGGAGAGCCGACTGGGAGCTATCGCTCCAATCCCAACACTGAaag AGAGAGCCCAACAGATACTGAAGAAGAAACTGAGGATCAGCTTTTCCTCCCCCTCGCATGgctcccttccccctcctcatACCCTTCCAGGCCTCACCATCACCCCCTGGAGACCGCCCCCGGTGGAGCTGAGCGTGGTGGGGCGCGGGGCGGACGCCATCAGGGGGGCCAGGCGGGAGCTGGAGGCCATCTTGCAGAACCAGCTGACTCAGAGAGATGTGAAGGGAGAGGACCTGTGCATTCTGGGAGAGGTGGAGCTGCAGGCCGTGCAGAAGAATGCCAAGGTCCTGGGAGTGAGCCTGGAGCTGGGTAGAGTTCAGAGGGCAGGAGGGGTGGAAGCTGGGGCTGGAGTTGGAGCTGCGGCTGGAGAGGGGTTTTATGTTCTCCGAGGCCTGAAGGAGGACGTTCTGAGCGTGCGCGAGGTGCTGGACAGTGCGCTCAGTGGCGCCCTCCATAGGGAGCTGCAAGATAGAAATTAG